One Gloeothece verrucosa PCC 7822 DNA window includes the following coding sequences:
- the sufB gene encoding Fe-S cluster assembly protein SufB, with the protein MSATTVKTLVNQPYKYGFVTDIESETVPRGLNEDIIRLISAKKNEPEFMLEFRLKAYRQWQKMTEPTWPHVDYPPIDYQNIIYYSAPKQKKAKLESLEEVDPALLETFEKLGIPLSEQKRLSNVAVDAIFDSVSIATTFKEKLAKEGVIFCSISEALQEHPELVQKYLGSVVPVNDNYFAALNSAVFSDGSFVFIPKGVKCPMELSTYFRINNGDTGQFERTLIVAEEGASVSYLEGCTAPMYDTNQLHAAVVELVALDNADIKYSTVQNWFAGDANGKGGIFNFVTKRGLCKGVNSKISWTQVETGSAITWKYPSCVLVGDNSVGEFYSIALTNNKQQADTGTKMIHVGKNTRSTIISKGISAGNSKNSYRGLVKMGPGAKGARNYSQCDSMLIGDNAEANTFPYIQVDNNTAKVEHEASTSKIGEDQLFYFAQRGISEEDAISMLVSGFCKDVLSALPMEFAAEADKLLSLKLEGTVG; encoded by the coding sequence ATGAGTGCGACAACAGTTAAAACTCTAGTCAACCAACCATATAAATACGGTTTTGTTACCGATATTGAGTCGGAAACCGTACCGCGTGGACTCAATGAGGACATTATTCGCTTAATTTCGGCCAAAAAAAATGAACCAGAATTTATGCTAGAGTTTCGTCTCAAAGCCTATCGGCAATGGCAGAAGATGACGGAACCGACTTGGCCTCATGTCGACTATCCCCCGATAGACTATCAGAATATTATCTACTACTCTGCGCCAAAACAAAAGAAGGCAAAACTCGAGAGTCTTGAAGAAGTTGACCCGGCTTTATTAGAAACCTTTGAGAAATTGGGCATACCGCTATCCGAACAAAAACGCCTCAGTAATGTGGCGGTAGATGCTATTTTTGACAGTGTTTCCATTGCCACTACCTTTAAAGAAAAATTAGCCAAAGAAGGCGTTATTTTCTGTTCCATTTCTGAAGCGCTACAAGAACATCCCGAATTAGTACAAAAATATTTAGGCAGCGTTGTTCCGGTTAATGATAACTATTTTGCTGCCCTCAACTCAGCAGTATTTAGTGATGGGTCTTTCGTCTTCATCCCCAAAGGGGTAAAATGCCCGATGGAATTGTCTACTTATTTCCGGATTAATAACGGAGATACAGGACAATTTGAGCGTACTTTAATTGTGGCAGAAGAAGGCGCTTCTGTGAGTTATCTAGAAGGTTGTACCGCCCCGATGTATGATACTAACCAACTTCATGCGGCGGTGGTAGAATTAGTCGCCCTCGATAATGCCGATATTAAATACTCTACCGTGCAAAACTGGTTTGCCGGAGATGCCAACGGGAAAGGCGGCATTTTTAACTTTGTCACCAAACGCGGCTTATGTAAAGGCGTAAATTCTAAGATTTCTTGGACTCAGGTAGAAACCGGTTCAGCTATTACTTGGAAATATCCCAGTTGTGTGTTAGTTGGGGACAATTCTGTGGGAGAATTTTATTCTATTGCTCTCACGAATAATAAACAACAAGCTGATACGGGGACAAAAATGATCCACGTTGGCAAAAACACTCGCAGCACCATTATTTCTAAAGGAATTTCGGCCGGCAATTCTAAGAATAGCTACCGAGGTTTAGTGAAGATGGGGCCCGGAGCAAAAGGCGCTAGAAATTATTCTCAATGTGATTCAATGTTGATTGGGGATAATGCCGAAGCGAATACTTTCCCCTACATTCAAGTTGATAATAATACCGCTAAGGTAGAACATGAAGCCTCTACTTCTAAAATAGGGGAAGATCAACTTTTCTATTTTGCTCAACGGGGGATTTCTGAAGAAGACGCAATTTCGATGCTGGTTAGCGGCTTCTGTAAGGATGTTTTAAGCGCCTTACCGATGGAATTTGCGGCTGAAGCGGATAAGCTGTTAAGTCTGAAATTGGAAGGAACTGTAGGTTAG
- the sufR gene encoding iron-sulfur cluster biosynthesis transcriptional regulator SufR, with protein MTTTQPTSTKQDILNYLLKYGQATAQTLAGTLDISPQAIRRHLKDLETDELIEHKAVQSGMGRPQYVYCLSRQGREKYPHRYGEFAVSFLDTLIETVGEKQVGEVLRKQWQRKAAEYRDRLGIGSIKERVNKLVQLRQEEGYMAELLLIENHQGRQPGYILAEHNCAISEVAESYPSVCGHELEMFSAVLPDCIIERTHWINNGEHRCGYLIQPR; from the coding sequence ATGACTACCACTCAGCCTACTTCTACAAAACAAGATATTCTTAACTATCTCTTAAAGTACGGTCAAGCCACCGCACAAACCTTAGCAGGAACCCTAGATATAAGTCCCCAAGCAATTCGCCGTCATCTAAAAGACTTAGAAACCGACGAACTGATCGAACATAAAGCTGTACAAAGCGGCATGGGACGGCCCCAATATGTCTATTGCTTAAGTCGTCAAGGCCGCGAAAAATATCCTCACCGCTATGGAGAATTTGCCGTTTCCTTCTTGGATACCCTCATCGAAACAGTGGGAGAAAAACAAGTCGGCGAAGTTTTGCGTAAACAATGGCAAAGAAAAGCGGCTGAATACCGTGATCGCCTTGGTATAGGTTCTATAAAAGAAAGAGTAAATAAATTAGTTCAACTGCGGCAAGAAGAAGGCTACATGGCCGAATTACTGCTAATAGAAAATCATCAGGGTCGCCAACCCGGATATATTTTAGCTGAACATAATTGTGCTATATCAGAAGTGGCAGAATCTTATCCCAGTGTATGCGGACATGAATTAGAAATGTTTTCAGCCGTTCTCCCTGACTGTATTATAGAACGCACCCACTGGATCAACAATGGAGAACATCGTTGTGGTTATCTAATTCAACCTCGATAA
- a CDS encoding DUF427 domain-containing protein, producing MKPVPITPKPGQESVWDYPRPPRLEDVSKQIRVIFNGIILAETRRAKRVLETSHPPVYYLPGEDIKLEYLVETTQKSWCEWKGRCLYYDVIVGDKKAKAAAWRYPQPVAEFAGIENSYAFYPAAMDACYVDDELVKPQPGNFYGGWVTSDIVGPFKGEPGTMGW from the coding sequence ATGAAACCTGTCCCTATTACTCCTAAACCGGGTCAAGAGTCCGTGTGGGATTATCCGCGTCCCCCTCGTCTTGAAGATGTCAGTAAGCAAATTCGTGTGATTTTTAATGGGATTATTTTGGCAGAAACACGACGAGCAAAACGAGTTTTAGAAACTAGCCATCCGCCGGTTTATTATCTACCTGGAGAAGATATTAAGTTAGAATATTTAGTAGAAACAACTCAAAAAAGTTGGTGTGAGTGGAAAGGAAGATGTCTTTATTATGATGTTATTGTAGGGGATAAAAAAGCTAAAGCGGCGGCTTGGCGTTATCCTCAGCCGGTTGCTGAGTTTGCGGGTATTGAGAATTCTTATGCTTTTTATCCAGCCGCGATGGATGCTTGTTATGTTGATGATGAGTTAGTCAAGCCGCAGCCCGGGAATTTTTATGGGGGTTGGGTAACGTCGGATATTGTTGGGCCTTTTAAAGGAGAACCTGGCACAATGGGATGGTAA
- a CDS encoding heavy-metal-associated domain-containing protein, with the protein MTIQLKVPTIACDACAKTITKAIHNQYSQANVNVDVAKKIVTVETDASENSIKQVIEDAGHTVEQ; encoded by the coding sequence ATGACTATTCAACTAAAAGTTCCTACTATTGCTTGTGACGCTTGCGCTAAAACGATTACCAAAGCGATACACAATCAATATTCACAAGCTAATGTTAACGTGGATGTCGCTAAGAAAATTGTTACCGTTGAAACAGACGCATCAGAAAATTCTATCAAGCAAGTCATAGAAGATGCCGGTCATACCGTAGAACAATAA
- a CDS encoding Uma2 family endonuclease, whose product MTNNTITKLEISWEKLPDDFVLPDDPVDNILQPALAAALTESLNISGRLSEKTLTPTNYGICATVNRKIVVKAPDWAYIAAIDVPKDDVRRSYTPRLQGDMPLIVMEFLSDTEGGEYSTKPTYPPGKWFFYEQVLQVPNYVIFEPLTGTIEVYRLDNAGRYQLQPADENGRYLIPQMNLFLGVWQGTRENLTCYWLRWWDEQGELLLWGSELVTQERQRAETERQRAETERQRAERLLEQLRAAGIEPDLK is encoded by the coding sequence ATGACTAATAACACCATTACTAAACTAGAAATTTCTTGGGAAAAATTACCGGATGATTTTGTTTTACCTGACGATCCAGTGGATAATATATTACAACCTGCTTTAGCGGCTGCTTTAACAGAAAGTCTTAATATTAGCGGCAGACTATCTGAAAAGACTTTAACTCCTACTAATTATGGAATTTGTGCCACTGTCAACCGTAAGATAGTGGTCAAAGCGCCGGACTGGGCATATATTGCGGCTATTGATGTGCCTAAAGATGATGTTAGAAGGAGTTATACCCCCCGACTTCAAGGAGATATGCCGCTTATTGTGATGGAGTTTCTCTCAGATACAGAGGGGGGTGAATATTCGACTAAACCTACTTATCCGCCGGGTAAATGGTTCTTTTATGAACAAGTTTTGCAGGTTCCTAATTATGTTATTTTTGAACCGCTTACTGGGACTATAGAGGTTTATCGGTTAGATAATGCGGGGCGCTATCAGTTACAACCGGCTGATGAGAATGGACGTTATTTGATCCCACAAATGAATCTATTTTTGGGGGTTTGGCAAGGTACTCGAGAAAACCTGACCTGCTATTGGTTACGCTGGTGGGATGAACAGGGCGAGTTACTTTTGTGGGGTTCGGAGTTGGTTACTCAAGAACGTCAAAGGGCCGAAACCGAACGTCAAAGGGCCGAAACCGAACGTCAAAGGGCCGAACGTTTGTTAGAACAACTTCGGGCGGCTGGTATTGAACCAGACTTAAAATAA
- a CDS encoding transglutaminase TgpA family protein gives MVSSKPQILSPWQQIQQRIQVSPLPKTEESILLRILVQTLVIIGIIATDVAAQTQMSYWAIPLSIAGATWSWYRRKERNIAMKFFLAIAMLAVLVYFLSNLNLNDTRLSLAKLLIQLQVIHSFDLPRRKDLGYSMVIGLILIGVAGTVSQTLAFSLPLVGFLCIALPTLILDYRSRLGLESIDNYLRAKSSVSSASTNNSSQRYSPLSWHRLSAFTAISLLIGLMIFALMPRFQGYQLKTFPMSGPAELANQVFHQENRDVVNPGYIKGGNADGQKGTGLGTNLSEGSGQVDDTFYYGFNTKMNQNLRGNMKPELVMRVRSQAPGFWRVMAFDHYTGQGWEISRHKQLLNLQDSFWQYRYFLSLPPIYTETKEIIQTYSMASTLPNVIPALAYPEYIYFPAKEIAVDPEGSLRSPGLLPEGLTYTIISQVPYRNRTLLQKAKEHYPKQIRKYYLQIPPEIADKVHTRTEQLLAKSPKPLTSVYEKVLYLTQALKQNYELIPDLPFFKEDEDLVQAFLFHYKGGYADHFSTVLTVMLRSLGIPARLAVGFAPGHFNPLTGYYLVYNTDAYALTEVYLAGFGWFSFDPIPGHEIIPPSFEQEQTFSVLKQIWQWVAGWLPSPVSAIVDHLWNGIMGVLLNFFSGLWQFLSGSLIGVLAGLMMAIALGFLGWLGFNSARKWGYRRRLAKLPPMEQIYQKMLALLKRQGYPKHPAQTPIEYAKSAVEHHPQESAAIIADISQAYVSWRYGEQPPNVGLHKQQLKTLTKMITQFTTAT, from the coding sequence ATGGTAAGCAGTAAACCTCAAATCCTTTCCCCTTGGCAACAAATTCAGCAACGTATTCAAGTTAGCCCTCTACCCAAAACCGAGGAATCTATCTTACTGAGAATTTTAGTACAAACTCTAGTGATTATCGGTATTATCGCTACTGATGTAGCTGCCCAAACCCAGATGAGTTATTGGGCAATTCCTTTAAGTATTGCCGGGGCAACTTGGAGTTGGTATCGCCGCAAAGAACGCAACATCGCCATGAAATTTTTCCTAGCGATAGCTATGCTGGCAGTCTTAGTATATTTTTTATCTAACCTCAATTTAAACGATACTCGTCTGTCCCTAGCAAAATTATTAATTCAATTACAAGTTATCCACAGTTTTGACCTACCTCGGCGCAAAGATTTAGGGTATTCAATGGTCATCGGACTAATTTTAATCGGGGTAGCCGGAACCGTCTCTCAAACATTGGCCTTTTCACTCCCTTTAGTGGGATTTTTATGTATTGCTCTGCCAACTTTAATTTTAGATTATCGTTCCCGTCTGGGACTAGAAAGCATCGATAATTATTTACGAGCAAAATCTTCGGTTTCTTCAGCCTCTACGAACAATTCGAGTCAGCGTTATTCTCCTTTATCATGGCATCGTTTGAGTGCCTTTACGGCAATCTCTTTATTAATAGGATTAATGATTTTTGCACTCATGCCACGTTTTCAGGGATATCAGTTAAAAACTTTTCCCATGAGTGGACCTGCCGAATTAGCTAACCAGGTTTTTCACCAAGAAAATCGAGATGTAGTGAACCCAGGATATATAAAAGGGGGAAACGCTGACGGACAAAAAGGTACAGGATTAGGAACCAACCTCAGTGAAGGCTCTGGTCAGGTTGATGATACATTTTACTATGGTTTTAATACCAAAATGAATCAAAATCTCAGAGGCAACATGAAACCCGAATTAGTCATGCGGGTTCGTTCACAAGCCCCCGGATTTTGGCGAGTAATGGCATTTGACCACTATACCGGACAGGGGTGGGAAATCTCCCGCCACAAGCAATTATTAAATCTTCAAGATTCTTTTTGGCAATATCGTTATTTTCTTAGTCTTCCCCCCATATATACTGAGACAAAAGAAATCATTCAAACCTACAGTATGGCTTCAACCTTACCTAATGTCATACCGGCTTTAGCTTATCCTGAATATATCTATTTTCCTGCTAAAGAAATAGCCGTTGACCCAGAAGGAAGTCTACGTTCCCCAGGACTACTACCAGAAGGATTAACTTATACTATTATTTCCCAAGTTCCCTATCGAAATCGCACACTACTACAAAAAGCCAAAGAACATTACCCGAAACAAATCAGAAAATACTATTTACAAATTCCCCCAGAAATTGCTGATAAAGTTCACACCCGAACCGAACAACTCTTAGCTAAATCTCCTAAGCCGCTAACGAGTGTTTATGAAAAAGTTCTCTATCTAACTCAAGCCCTTAAGCAAAATTATGAACTGATTCCCGATTTGCCATTTTTTAAAGAAGATGAAGATTTAGTTCAAGCTTTTCTATTTCATTATAAGGGCGGCTATGCCGATCATTTTTCCACCGTTTTAACCGTTATGTTACGCTCTCTAGGAATACCGGCCCGGTTAGCGGTGGGTTTTGCGCCTGGGCACTTTAACCCCTTGACCGGCTATTATCTGGTGTATAATACCGATGCTTATGCCCTCACAGAAGTTTATCTAGCCGGTTTCGGTTGGTTTTCCTTTGATCCGATTCCAGGACATGAAATAATTCCCCCTTCTTTCGAACAGGAGCAAACCTTCAGCGTTCTTAAACAAATTTGGCAATGGGTAGCCGGCTGGCTTCCCTCCCCTGTGTCAGCGATCGTTGATCATCTCTGGAATGGCATCATGGGGGTACTCTTAAACTTCTTTAGCGGCTTATGGCAATTTCTATCGGGTAGTTTAATCGGCGTTTTAGCGGGTTTAATGATGGCTATCGCCTTGGGTTTTTTGGGATGGTTAGGATTTAATTCAGCACGAAAATGGGGATACCGTCGTCGTTTAGCAAAATTGCCTCCTATGGAGCAAATCTACCAAAAAATGTTAGCCCTGCTCAAAAGGCAAGGATATCCTAAACATCCTGCTCAAACGCCCATAGAATATGCTAAGAGTGCCGTTGAACATCATCCCCAAGAAAGCGCCGCCATTATCGCTGATATTTCTCAAGCTTATGTTAGTTGGCGCTACGGAGAGCAACCCCCCAATGTAGGCCTTCATAAACAGCAGTTGAAAACTTTAACCAAAATGATCACTCAATTTACAACGGCTACTTAA
- a CDS encoding DUF433 domain-containing protein, translating into MNDLYGGKDPRDMPNYSIGDAARYLRIPQATIRSWTVGRYYPTTEGSKFFQPLISIPKNKPRLLSFTNLIEVHVLRAIRTEHEILLDKVRSALDFIDEQFKIPHPLAQERFRTDGVDLFIEKYGSLINASTKEMIELEKSLDTHLKRIETDEKGLGIKLYPFTRSPEEDNPRILVFDPRIAFGRLVIDGTGIPTSNLAERYRAGDSIEDLAYDYDCDSRSIKEAIDYELQLPAAA; encoded by the coding sequence ATGAATGACCTGTACGGAGGAAAAGACCCTAGGGATATGCCCAACTACTCCATCGGCGATGCGGCTCGTTATTTACGCATTCCACAGGCAACTATTCGCTCATGGACTGTAGGGCGATACTACCCCACTACCGAGGGTTCAAAATTCTTTCAACCCTTAATTTCTATTCCTAAAAATAAGCCTCGACTGCTTTCCTTTACTAATCTGATTGAAGTCCATGTTTTAAGAGCAATTCGTACAGAGCATGAAATTCTATTAGATAAAGTACGATCTGCCCTTGACTTTATTGATGAGCAGTTTAAAATTCCTCATCCCCTAGCACAAGAGCGTTTTCGTACTGATGGAGTAGACTTATTTATCGAAAAATATGGTTCTCTCATTAATGCTTCTACAAAAGAAATGATAGAACTTGAAAAATCCCTCGATACTCATCTAAAACGTATAGAAACTGATGAAAAAGGATTAGGAATTAAATTATATCCTTTTACTCGTTCTCCCGAAGAAGATAATCCTCGTATTCTCGTGTTTGATCCTCGAATTGCCTTTGGCCGTTTAGTGATCGATGGAACTGGTATTCCTACAAGTAATTTAGCAGAACGTTATCGTGCTGGTGATTCTATTGAGGATCTGGCGTATGATTATGACTGCGATAGTCGCTCGATTAAAGAAGCGATTGATTATGAACTTCAACTGCCTGCTGCTGCATGA
- the sufC gene encoding Fe-S cluster assembly ATPase SufC — protein MSDVILSVRNLTANVDGKPILKGVNLEIKAGEVHAIMGRNGSGKSTFSKVLTGHPEYEVTGGEIFYKGENLLEKEPEKRALEGIFLAFQYPLEIPGVSNLDFLRVAYNARQKHLGLEEIDTFDFEDLVQEKLDIVKMNPSFLERSLNEGFSGGEKKRNEILQMALLDPTLAILDEIDSGLDIDALKIVANGVNQLAKPDNAFLLITHYQRLLNYIEPDFVHVMYDGRIVKSGTKELALELEAQGYDFLDEKVLTEV, from the coding sequence ATGAGTGACGTAATTTTATCTGTAAGAAATTTAACGGCAAATGTTGACGGAAAGCCGATTCTCAAAGGAGTTAATTTAGAAATAAAAGCCGGTGAAGTTCACGCCATTATGGGCAGAAATGGCTCAGGAAAAAGTACCTTTTCTAAAGTATTAACGGGTCATCCTGAATATGAAGTAACTGGCGGAGAAATTTTCTATAAAGGAGAAAATTTATTAGAAAAAGAACCCGAAAAACGGGCATTAGAAGGAATATTTTTAGCCTTTCAATATCCTTTAGAGATTCCGGGAGTAAGTAATTTAGATTTCTTGAGAGTGGCTTATAATGCTCGTCAGAAACATTTAGGATTAGAAGAAATTGATACCTTTGATTTTGAAGACTTAGTACAAGAAAAACTCGACATTGTTAAAATGAATCCTAGCTTCTTAGAAAGAAGTCTCAATGAAGGGTTTTCTGGCGGCGAGAAAAAACGCAATGAAATCTTACAAATGGCATTACTAGACCCTACATTAGCCATTTTAGATGAAATTGATTCGGGCTTAGATATTGATGCTCTAAAAATCGTGGCCAATGGGGTTAACCAACTGGCTAAACCCGATAACGCTTTTCTTTTAATTACCCACTATCAACGCTTACTCAATTATATAGAACCGGATTTTGTTCATGTTATGTACGATGGACGAATAGTTAAGAGCGGCACAAAAGAATTAGCCTTAGAATTAGAAGCACAAGGTTATGATTTTCTTGATGAAAAAGTTCTAACGGAAGTTTAG
- the sufD gene encoding Fe-S cluster assembly protein SufD, with protein sequence MSTSVIIKSDIGGIEQDTYLDRLLQQSEEKIAVIEAEFLQQIRQQATATVGQLALPTKKDEEWRFTDISELQQQNFSAATPVNLTADSIKSFILPETANSILVFVNGFYAPELSNLSALPEGVKVGNLASIPTEKISVYLGKQNEQTEIFSALNTAGLTDVAVVWTEAGVTVDSSIQLLFLTVKTETPIFTQPRVLVVAEKHSSLQIIEDYRVITNSCSHLSDNTYFTNSVTEIWLEENAQVNHSRIQREAGKSFHIAKSTIAQKRDSNYTINEINFGGKLYRHNLEIFQQGEQTQTTLNGLTIIGDKQVSDTHSAVYLNHPYGTTNQLHKCIIDHSAHAIFNGKVFVPKPAQMTNAAQLNRNLLISPKARVNTKPELQITADNVKCSHGATVSQLEADELFYLRSRGLTEEDARHLLIDAFAADIIDRIPVHSLRQRLSQCVTCRTVD encoded by the coding sequence ATGAGTACATCAGTAATAATTAAATCAGACATCGGAGGCATTGAGCAGGATACTTATTTAGATAGGTTACTGCAACAATCTGAGGAAAAAATAGCAGTCATTGAAGCAGAATTTCTTCAACAAATACGTCAACAAGCTACCGCAACTGTAGGTCAATTAGCCTTACCGACTAAAAAAGATGAAGAATGGCGTTTTACTGATATATCGGAGTTACAACAGCAAAATTTTTCGGCGGCTACCCCTGTAAATTTAACAGCCGACTCCATTAAATCTTTTATTCTGCCCGAAACTGCCAACAGTATTCTCGTTTTTGTGAACGGGTTTTATGCCCCAGAATTATCTAATCTTTCGGCTTTACCCGAAGGCGTAAAAGTGGGAAACTTAGCCAGTATCCCAACCGAAAAAATTTCCGTATATTTAGGAAAACAAAACGAACAAACCGAAATCTTTAGCGCCCTCAATACCGCCGGATTAACCGATGTAGCGGTGGTGTGGACAGAGGCAGGAGTAACAGTAGATAGTTCTATTCAGTTATTATTTTTAACCGTAAAGACAGAAACCCCCATTTTTACTCAACCAAGAGTTTTAGTAGTGGCCGAAAAACACTCAAGCCTACAAATCATCGAAGATTATCGTGTCATTACCAACAGTTGTTCTCATTTATCAGACAATACCTACTTTACCAACTCAGTAACCGAAATTTGGCTAGAAGAAAACGCCCAAGTTAATCATAGCCGTATTCAACGAGAAGCCGGTAAAAGTTTTCATATTGCCAAAAGTACCATCGCCCAAAAACGAGACAGTAATTACACGATAAATGAGATAAATTTTGGCGGCAAACTTTATCGCCATAACCTAGAAATCTTTCAACAAGGAGAACAAACCCAAACCACGCTGAATGGGTTAACGATAATTGGAGATAAGCAGGTTTCAGATACCCATAGTGCCGTTTATCTTAATCATCCTTATGGGACAACTAATCAACTCCATAAATGTATTATTGATCATAGTGCCCATGCTATCTTTAACGGCAAAGTTTTTGTGCCTAAACCCGCCCAAATGACGAATGCTGCCCAACTTAACCGCAACTTATTAATATCCCCCAAAGCTAGAGTAAATACGAAGCCAGAATTACAAATAACCGCCGATAATGTTAAATGTTCTCACGGGGCAACCGTTAGTCAGTTAGAAGCAGATGAACTGTTTTATCTGCGTAGTCGCGGCTTAACGGAAGAAGATGCCCGCCACTTGTTAATTGATGCCTTTGCAGCAGATATCATAGATAGAATTCCTGTCCATTCTTTACGTCAACGGTTATCTCAGTGTGTTACCTGTCGTACCGTTGACTAA
- a CDS encoding SufS family cysteine desulfurase — translation MTAIKENILAAKVRSDFPILQQEVNGKPLIYLDSAATSQKPQAVLDTLRHYYNHDNANVHRGAHTLSVRATEAYEAARDKVAKFVNAQYREEIIFTRNATEAINLVAYSWALTNLKPGDEIISTVMEHHSNFVPWQIMAAKTGAVIKYVGLTENEEFDLEQYKTLLSERTKLVAVVHVSNTLGCINPVETIISLAHEVGAKVLIDGCQSVPHKSIDVQKIDCDWLVASGHKMCAPTGIGFLYGKRSLLEEMPPFMGGGEMISEVFFEGFTTGELPHKFEAGTPAIAEAIALGAAVDYLSAVGMDNIRAYEEELTAYLFKKLATIPNLKIYGPKPTAEGKGRAALASFNVEGIHASDLSTLLDHEGIAIRSGHHCTQPLHRLFNASGSARASLYFYNTREEIDVFIKVLKETIDFFNSVME, via the coding sequence ATGACTGCCATCAAAGAAAACATACTCGCCGCTAAAGTTCGTTCTGACTTCCCTATCTTGCAGCAAGAAGTCAACGGTAAACCTTTAATTTATTTAGATAGTGCCGCTACTTCTCAAAAACCTCAAGCCGTATTAGACACGCTGCGCCATTATTATAACCATGATAATGCCAATGTTCACCGGGGCGCTCATACTTTAAGTGTTCGCGCTACAGAAGCTTACGAAGCCGCCAGAGATAAGGTAGCTAAATTCGTTAACGCCCAATATCGAGAAGAAATCATCTTTACCCGCAACGCCACAGAAGCCATTAACCTTGTGGCTTACAGTTGGGCATTAACCAATTTAAAGCCCGGAGATGAAATTATCTCTACCGTGATGGAACATCATAGTAATTTTGTTCCTTGGCAAATTATGGCGGCTAAGACAGGGGCAGTCATTAAATATGTGGGACTGACTGAAAATGAAGAGTTTGACTTAGAACAGTATAAAACATTGTTGTCAGAGCGAACCAAATTAGTCGCGGTGGTTCATGTTTCTAACACCTTGGGCTGTATTAACCCTGTAGAAACCATTATTTCTTTGGCACATGAAGTGGGTGCAAAAGTGTTAATTGATGGTTGTCAGAGTGTGCCGCATAAGTCTATTGATGTGCAAAAAATAGACTGTGACTGGTTAGTGGCCAGTGGTCATAAAATGTGTGCCCCTACTGGTATAGGTTTCTTATATGGTAAACGTTCGCTTCTCGAAGAAATGCCGCCGTTTATGGGCGGTGGGGAAATGATTTCTGAGGTATTTTTCGAAGGTTTTACCACTGGAGAATTGCCGCATAAATTTGAAGCCGGAACGCCGGCTATTGCTGAAGCTATTGCCCTGGGTGCGGCGGTAGATTATTTATCCGCAGTAGGCATGGATAATATCCGCGCTTATGAAGAAGAATTAACGGCTTATTTATTTAAAAAATTAGCAACTATTCCTAACCTGAAAATATACGGCCCTAAACCCACAGCCGAAGGAAAAGGAAGGGCTGCTTTAGCATCTTTTAATGTAGAAGGTATTCATGCCAGTGATTTATCGACGTTGTTAGACCATGAAGGGATAGCGATACGTTCAGGACATCATTGTACTCAACCTCTGCATCGGTTATTTAATGCTTCTGGTAGCGCTAGGGCGAGTTTGTATTTTTATAATACTCGTGAGGAAATTGATGTTTTTATTAAGGTGCTGAAAGAGACTATTGATTTCTTTAATAGTGTTATGGAGTAA